Proteins co-encoded in one Nothobranchius furzeri strain GRZ-AD chromosome 4, NfurGRZ-RIMD1, whole genome shotgun sequence genomic window:
- the LOC107388774 gene encoding pro-neuregulin-4, membrane-bound isoform encodes MAEHGKPCDVQEATYCMNGATCYKIPSMDSLSCVCTESYKGSRCDQLYLFNQSLDETNTGLLAAVILLAILISVVLVFLIYRVYRILKSRGQSQQSQQEYRKAGV; translated from the exons ATGGCAG AACATGGAAAGCCTTGTGACGTGCAGGAGGCCACTTATTGCATGAATGGAGCTACATGTTATAAAATACCCTCCATGGATTCACTATCCTGCGT ATGCACTGAAAGTTATAAAGGAAGCAGATGTGATCAGCTGTACCTCTTTAACCAGTCTCTGGATGAAACAAACACAGGGTTATTAGCAGCCGTCATCCTCCTTGCCATCCTCATCTCAGTGGTGCTGGTATTTCTTATCTACCGTGTGTACAG GATTTTAAAATCCAGAGGCCAGAGCCAACAGAGCCAACAAGAGTACAGGAAAGCAGGAGTATAA